The following DNA comes from Prosthecobacter sp. SYSU 5D2.
GCGCCACCTTCCGCATTGCCCTGCCCCTGCCCGCCGCCCATCACGAGGAGGAAAGCCGCGCCCACCCTGCCACCTCCGAGATCCAGCCGCCGGAGGAAATCCAGCGCCCGGACCTCACCGGGGCCGAGGTGCTCATCGTGGATGATGAGCCGGACTGCCTGGACATCCTCCGCCTCATCCTGGAAAAGCAGGGTGCCACCGTCACCAGCGCCTCCTCCGGCAGCGCCGCGCTGGAGCTTTTAAAGACCCGCCGCTTTCATGCGCTGGTCAGTGACATCGGCATGCCGGAGATGGACGGCTACACCTTCATCACCACCCTGCGCCAGCTCCCCGCCGACCAGGGCGGCCGCATCCCCGCCATCGCCCTCACCGCCTTTGCCCGCAGCGAGGACCGCCGCAAGGCCATGACCGCCGGATTTGACACCTTCATCTCCAAGCCCGTGGACCAGGGCGAGCTCCTCGCCGCCGTCCTCCGCTCCGTCACCCGCAGCAAGAAGGACTGAGGCATTTTTCAAAACCTGGGAAGTTGGAACAATCATCGCCTCAGGTCTGGAGAGGCAGAAGACACAGAACGCAAAGCAAAAGAGATTGTCGTCTTGCCGGACCGTAGGCCGGATGTGTTCTGCGTAAGGTGAGTTCGCGGTCCTGGGCCAGGCCGCCCGCAGAACTATCCGGCTTCTTTGCCGGCGCCCTTTTCCTCAGACCATGTCATTCGTTGGCATGGAGGACTCCGTACCTTCAAAGAAAGCCGGATAATTCGGCGAATGGAGCTGGGGGGGGCAGCGATCCGGACTTGCGCCGAACACATCCGGCCTACGGTCCGGCGCGAAGTCAAGAAGTCCGTTTTCAAGACCTGGGAAGTTGGAACATCCGCAGTCTCAGCCCTGGCTCAGGGCATTCATCACGGCGGCGATGACTTCTTCAGGCGTCAGCATTTCCCAGTCCCCCTCCTCTGCCTGCAAAACCTGCACGCCTGTCTGCGGCGGAGCCCACAGGGCCGGGTCCGTGGGGCCAAAGAGCAGCAGGCAGGGCAGCCCGCAGGTCGCGGCCAGGTGGGAGATGCCGCTGTCATGGCCCAGGAAAAGATCGCAGCCGCGCAGGCGGTCCGCCAGCTCCGGCAGCGGCAGCGCCTGCCAGTGCTCCGCCGCTTCAAAGCCCGCCACGTCCACTCCGCGCTCCTTTTCGGCCTCGCCGGTGATAAGCATCACCTCCGCTGCCGGATGTTCCTCGCGCAGCGCGGCCACCACCTGCCGCCAGTGCTCCACCGGCCAGTTCTTCTTCACCGATCCGCTCCCCACATGCAGGGCAATGCGTCTGCCTCCAATGCCAGACGCCTCCGGCTTCGCCTCCCCCAGCAGCGGGGCGCGCCAGTTCGGCTCGTCCAGATACATGGCCAGCTTTTCCAGCGGCCGGGCCAGTTGCTGCGCGGCGTGGCCCTGCCCCGGACGTACGGAGTGCGGACACTCTAGCAGCGTCTTCACGCCGATGCCCTCCAGCTGCCCGCGCAGGATGCCGTCCGGATCAAACAGGTAGCTCACCACCACATTGAAGCTCAGCAGATACTCCACCAGCGCCGGGTCCAGCGCCGCGCCTTTGGCAAAGAGCAGCGCCATGGACCGGTGCTCCAGGCTGCGCACCGTATCCGCCAGCCCCGCCTTTACCGCCAGCTCCGCAATGCCCGGATAGCCCAGCACCTCCACCTCGCAGCCGGCCAGCGTTTCGCGGATCAGCCGCAGCGCCGGCATGGTGAGGATAAAATCTCCGATCGCGCCACCGCGAATGACCAGGACGCGCGGCTTGTTGCCCTTGGCCTCCATATGCGGATCAAATCAATACGTCGTCACCGCCAGCACCAGCATCAGCGCGCCGTAGGCGATGCCGCTCCACACCGCCACATTCCAGCGCACCGGTTTGGCCAGCAGCCAGGTGGTCCAGTCGCGCATGAGGAAGGGCATGCCCACAAAAAACATGCCCACGATGATCCACGCATAGGCCAGGATGGGCAGCAGCAGCCGCGTCACCGGCGGTTGCAAGAAAGCCGCCGCCAGCACCGGCCCGGCCGCCAGCAGCATCAGCGAGCCCAGCGCCCGCACCGCCAGGAATTCCTTCACATACACCAGCACCAGCACAAAGCCGGCTGGCACGGCCATGAGGAAATACTGCCGCAGGAAATAGAACTCTCCCATGTCAATGTTGGCCAGGCACATCATGCCCCACAGCCAGCCGAAGCTCAGCAGCGCCACGCCCCAGGCGTAGCTGCGCGGAAAGCCCTTCAGAAAAGCCTTCGCCGCATCGCCCTTTTTCCAGGCCAGCAGGTGCACCGCCAGGAGCGCCAGCCCGAGCACGATGCCCGTGCCTTTCAGCGGAATGCCACCCGTGGGTTCCAGGTGGTACAGATAGTTGTGCAGGTCAGTCAGCATGTTGGGCCGCCAACCTGTCCCGTCTCCGCGCCGAATCAATCAATTCGCTGCATGGTTTTTGAGATGATTTCTCCACTTTGGGGAAAACTTGTTGAGATCATAACTCAATAAGTTAATTTTTGCCGGATTCACCATTGGTCCCCTCCCCCTGTCATGGCTCGCGCACCCAGTTCCTACCAGCTCACCGCGACTGAGCTGCATGAGGTGTATGCGGAAAAGTCCAATGTGCAGGAGCATGGGGAGGTGGTGGAGTCGGAGTATGAGCCCCTGGTTCCCTGGGTGCAGGGTGCCACCACGGCCCGCACCGTCCGCCCCGGCTTTTACATGCATTGGGCGGAGGAAGTCTTCGACCGGGAGGTGCGCATCCGCTGCAATGAGGAGGAGGACTTTTATGTCCTTACCTTTGCGCTGGAAGGGCACTGGCAGGAGATCTCCGGCGCGCGCCGCCGTCTCCATGACCGCCACGCCGGGACCATGGCGCTCATCCGCTTCAGCCAGTCCAAGGAGCACCGGGCCATGCCCACCGCCCACGCGCGAAAGGCCAGGCACCTCACCCTGGCGGTGGAAGGCAGCCAGTTACGCCAATGGATGACGGAGCGGGAGCTGGCAGAGCATCCGCAGTGGCGCCGCTTCCTCAATGGCGAAGGGGAGCCGTGCATCGTCGCCCCCCTCACACCGCGCGCACGGCTGGTGGTGGAGCAGATCCAAAACTGCCCGTTCCAGGGAATCTGCCGCACGCTCTCCATGGAGGCACGCTGTCTGGACCTGATTGTGGAGATGATCGCCTTCCTCAGCCCCGCTCCTGCGCCCGCCAGCCGCCGCCTCACCTCCCAGGACCAGGAGCGTATCAATGCCGCCGCAGAGTTCCTGCGTCAATCCCTGGAGGCCCCGCCCACACTGGTGGAACTGGCCACGCGGGTTTCTTTGAGCGAATCAAAATTGAAGTCCGGCTTCCACCAGGTCTTCGGTACCACCACCTTTGGCTACCTCCGCCAGCAGCGCCTGGAAAAAGCGCGCCTGCTGCTGGAGCGCGGGGATTGCAGCATTCTGGATGCCTCCCACATGGTCGGCATCAGCAATCCCAGCCACTTCGCCTCCCTTTTTAAGCAGCAGTTCGGCATGAATCCCAAGCAGTTTCAGTTGAACGTCACGAGGCAGAAATAAAACGCCAGTTGGTAGAATTAAAATGATAACGGGTCTCAGTAGCTGTCTGCATGAAGCCACTCCCGCTGTCTCTCCTTCTCCTCTGCCTCTCCTTCCCTCCGCTCCTGGCGCAAGAAGCCACGGCTCCGGCCACTGGTGAAATGGAAACCCTGCCCGAAGTCGTCGTCTCCGCTGAGGCGGAGCCCAAAACGGCTTACTCCGCGCCGGTCACCAACTCCGCCTCACGCATCCCGGAAAACATCATGGAGGTGCCCCGCTCCGTGCAGACCGTCACCCAACAGGTCATCCAGGACCGCGCCATCATTGATCCGCAGGAGGCCGTTCAAAACGTCAGCGGCGTGCAGCGCGGCGGCACCTTCACCGGCACGGGCGAGAGCTACCGCCTGCGCGGCTTTGCCCAGCAGACCTACATCAAGGACGGATTCCGCGCCGGCACCGTCCCCGGAGGCATCGTTTACAATGCCGTCGCTCCCACCGATGTGGCCAACCTCCAGCAGATTGAGGTCCTCAAAGGCCCCGCCTCCATCCTCTTTGGCCGTGGCGAGCCTGGGGGCGTGGTGAACTACGTCACCCAAAGGGCCAGTTTTGAGGATGCCTACAGCATCCAGCAGATGGTCGGCAGCTTTGATTTCTACCGCACCCAGGTCAATGCGAACTGGGCCGCCGTACCAGACAAATTTGCCCTTCGTTTCGATGGCGCTTTTGAGACCGGAGATTCCTACATTGATTACGTCGAGTCTGAGCGCACCTTCATCGCCCCCGCCTTCGCCTGGCAGATCAGCGAGAACACCCTGCTGAACTTCCGTGCGGAATACAGCCACGATGACCGCTCCACCATCCCCGGCATGCCTTATCAGAACGGCAGCGTCATCGGCGGCATACCCTATGACCGCTATCTGGGCGAGCCCGGCTTCACCCGCAATGTCACGGACACCTACCGTGCCCTTCTCACCCTGGAGCACCGGTGGAACGAGCATCACAAAACCACCCTCTCCCTCCACGGCCTCACATCCACCAGTGAGGGCGGCTACTTCATTCTCTTCAACTTCGCCGGCCCTCTCCAGGATCCGGTCACAGGTAACATCGCCCGTTCCTCCGCAGCCACTGACTTTTCCGAGCAATATCTGACCGCACGGCTGGATCACCTCATCACCTGGGACCTGGCCCCCAATGTGAAAAACGAGCTGCTCATCTCCGCCGAGTTTGACTACCAGTATAATGACAACATCCGCAAACTCAGCGGCCATCCTGGCATCAATCCTTACAACCCCGTCTATACCGGCTACCAGCCAGGTCCCCTGCTGCCGTTTCCCGGCTTCCCCACCGCCTTTGCTGAGGCCACCACCACGGATGCCAAAGCTTATTCCCTTCTGCTCATGGACAAGGTTTCTTTTGGGGAATCTGTCTTCCTGAACTTTGGTGCCCGCCTGGAGTGGTTTGATGCCACCTTTGAATCCACCTATGCAGACCCTGGCGTTCCCTTTCCGGATACCTTTGGAGAGCTGGACCAGGGCAGCGTGAACCCCTTTGCTGGCATCGTCTTCAAGCCGCTCAAGCAGCTCGCCCTTTACGGCAGCTATTCGGAAAGCACCAACTCATTCAGGAACATCTCCCTGAGAACCGCCAGTGGCGAAAGCCTGGACCCGGAGCGTGGCCGCCAGTTTGAGCTGGGGGCCAAGACGGAGTTGCTGGACGGCCGCTTCATCGCCAGCGCAGCCTTCTTCCAGATCAACAAGACCGACATCTCCGCCGCAGATCCCAACAATCCGTTGTTCTCCATCAATGCCGGCGAGGAGCGCAGCCGCGGTTTTGAACTGGACCTCGCGGGCGAGCTGGCCCCAGGCTGGCGGCTGCTCATGAACTACGCCTATCTGGACAGCCGCATCATTGATGCCCCCGGCGGAGCCAATGTGGGCAACCGCCGCCCCGGTGTGCCGGAAAACAGCGGCAGCATCTTCACCACCTATGAAATCCAGACCGGCAGGCTGAAGGGCCTCGGCTTTGGCGGTGGCGTTTACATGAGCGACCGCGTCGCCGTGGATACGGTCAACAGCGGCAATCTGGCCGGTTTTGCACAGACCGATGCGCTGGTCTTTTACCGGCGTAACAACTGGCAGGTGCAGCTCAATGTGAAGAACCTCTTCGATAACGAGATCTTCTACTCCGCAGACCAGAGCACCTCGGTCCAGGCAGGCAATGCCCGCACCTTCATTGCCTCCGTGAAATTCGAGTTCTAATTCAATCATGGCATCCTCCGCCTCCATCCGCCGCTGGACCACTCTGCACCGTTGGAGCAGCCTGTTTTGCACCGCCAATCTGCTGTTCCTCTGTGTCACCGGTCTCCTGCTCATCTTCCACCCGGAGATCGATGCCATGCTCGGCTCCATGCCGGAGATCCGGCAGGAGGGACGGGAGATGCAGCCCCCCAGCCAGTTGGTGGAGGCGGCCAGGCAATCCCGCCCCGGCTGGTCCCCCGCCGTTTATGCAGAGGATGAGGATCATCCGGGCCGGGTCTTGATCACCATGCTGCCTCCCGGTGTCCAGGACCTGGCAGAGAGCAAGGCCGTCATCCTGGATGGCTTCACCGGCCAGGCCACGGATGTGAAGCTGGACCAGACATTCAGCATGATCGTGCTGAATCTCCATGCCAATCTCTATGCCGGTTTCTTCGGTGAGCTGTTCTTGGCCCTCGTCGGCATTGCCTTCTTTGTCGCCCTGATCTCCGGCGTGGTCATCTATGCGCCCTTTATGCGTAGCTTTCTCTATGGCATGATCCGCCGGGAGCGTGGGGCGCGCCTGTTTCAACTGGACCTGCATAACCTCGTCGGCATTTCCACGCTGGCCTGGTGCTGTGTCGTCTGCTTCACCGGCATCGTCCTGGAGCTTGGGAAGCCTCTCCTCATGATCTACCAGCACCAGGACCTCGCCGCGATGACGGCCCCCTTTAAGGACCGCCCAGCGCCGGAGAGCATCGTGCCGCTGGACCAGGCCATCGCCACCGCCCGCCAGGCCTGGCCGGGGCATCGCATGCAGTTCGCCGTCTTTCCCGGCACGCAGTTGACCGGCCAGCATCACTTTACCCTCTTCATGGCTGCCGAGTCCGGCCTGGCCAAGCGCGTGCCCAAGCTGACGCTGGTGGATGCCGCCACCGCCGAACTCACTGTGGCCAGTGATGCGCCCTGGTACATTCAGGCGCTCTTCGTCAGCGGCCCGCTGCATTTTGGTGACTATGCCGGCACCCCGCTGCGGATCATCTGGGCCGTGTTTACCGTCCTCACCATCATCCTCTGCATCAGCGGACTGTATCTTTTCATCGCCAAGCTTCGCGGCCGCCGTCGCGAGGTCTCGCTGCTTCAGGAAGCCACCTCATGAGCACCCTCCGCCGCTCCACCTGGGCCATTCCCGCCCTCCTCGCCTTCACCTCCCTCGCCGCCCTCATCCTCGCCCTCGTGGCCGAAGGCCTGTGGGATTACATCGCCTGGGCACTCCTCGCCGTGCCGCCTTTATTGGTGGGGCGATTTTGGATGAAGAAATAGCAAACCTGCTTGAGTTAAAAATCTGTCCTTGATAGCATGGATTCACAAACGTCATGCTTATCGAGCACACAGCAGTCCTGGCCAGAGTCCTCGGGGTAGCTCTTAACCTGGTAATGACCTATGTGACAGCCATCCATGCGATCTGGATCTGCGCGGGTTCTGAACAAGCACCGGTATGGCTTGTGGCAATTCTCTTGGCCCTTTTGGGATTGGTCACGTGGGCTGTCACCTCGATTGGGGATTGGCTGTGGTCCTTGGAGGAGGGATGGTTTGAACTTCAGCGTCTGCTGCGGGTGATTCAAACGGCCTTTATCGTTGGCGGATTCTTCACAAGTCTCGTCCTTAAAGCTGTTTACTCTTTTATGGGATTCTAAAACCGATGTCGTGCTTTGCCTCGTCCCACAGGCGGAGCTTGCCAGCTCCGGAGTCCACCTTCTGCCGTCGTGAATCCAGGACATCCTTATGGGTTTGAGGTACCTCCAACCGCTCCACATGATGACGCAAATCGTCCCACAGCGATTCCATGACCTGGAATTTTTCCCGCAGGGTGAGATGTGAGACTTCAATGGTACTCATGGCAATTCAGGCTATCCCTTTTATGGCGTCACACAAAGTTATTTTGAGCAGGCGCGGGATCAGCTTTTGGTATGATGCAACTGGTTACGGACTTCTCTGTGCCATCGCCCATTTCCTGCATCCAAAATCCGCCTTCAAGTCAAAATAGACTAAATTCTTTTCCGTGCGCTTTCGTCTGTGTGCTATTCTCACTCAGCGAATTTTCCCCTGCACGTCATGAAACTTATCACGCGTTTTGGGCTGTCCACAGCCCTGTGTCTGGCGGCTCTGCTGCCGCTTTCTGTCTCGATGGCGGCCCCCGCCGCTCCCGCCACAACGGGCCCTGCTGAGTCTCCAAAGGAAACGGCACCGCTGGAGGCGCAGTTCAGCATACAGCCAGTGGAGCTGTCGCCGGTATCCACCATCGAGGTCGTCTTCCCCACACCGATGATCCCGAAGGACAGGATCGGCGGTGTGGACCCGGAGCCGCCGCTCGTCGTCTCACCACCGCTGGCGGGGGAGTTCCAGTGGGTCAGCACCCGCAGCGGCCAGTTCAAGCTCAGCCAGGCCCCCAAGTTCAATGCCAGCTACCAGTTTTCCCTGCGCTCCGGCCTGCGGGATGTGGCGGGCAAGGCCCTCTCCACCGCGCCGCTGGCCTCCGTCAGCAGTGCGCAGTTCCGCATCATTGACCAGTCGCCGAAGTGGTTCAATGACAACGAGGCCCGGCGTGAACCGCGCTTCCTCTTTGAGTTCAATGACAACGTCAACGCTGCCGATACTGCGCCGCACATCGCCTTTGTCTCCGTCAATCCGCCGCTGACCATTCCAGCCACCGTCCGCCATGCCAAGGCGGCCGACTTCTCCCGCTACAGCGAGCCGCAGGCCACCTGGGCGGAGGAGATCGCCAAAGTGAAACCCACCCTGGCCGAAGGAGCCACGCGCCTGAGCGCCATCGTCGTCAAGCCAGCGGAGCCGCTGCCGGTCGCGGAAAAGTGGAAGCTCGTCATCCAGCCCACTTTGATGAATGCTTCCGGTTATGCCGGCCTGGCCGTGGGGGATGAAATCTTCCTCGGGGACGTGAAACCCTTTTTGGTTAGGCAGACCAGCGGCCACACGCCATTCGACCAGCCCTATTACCTGGATATCGCCTTTAACAAACCGCTCCTCCCTTCCCGCGATGAGCCGTGGAAAACCGAGGAAATCCAGGGCCTGGCGGACAAGCTGGCCGCCTCCGTCCACATCACGCCGGACGTCGCAGGCCTCAAGGCCACCATCACCGGCTCCGTCCTTCGCCTCACCGGCCCCTTCGCCTTGAAGACCCCCTACCGCGTCGTCATTGCTCCCGGCCTTGAGTCCGGCGACGGCCTGCCGCTTGCCGACGCCAGCGAACAAGAAGTCTCCTTCATCCCGAATCCGCCGTACGTCGCCGCGCCGGCCTTTGTGCGCACGCAGCTTGCCACAGGCAGCGGCGAATTTGAAATCACCGCCGCCAACGTCCGCGAAGTCCGCGTCCGCGCCAGGCGCCTCACCGGCCCGGAGCTGCTGCAGACCACGCAAAAATACGCCGCCTACCGCAGCTCCTTCTATCTGGGGGAGGACAAGAAAAAGGCGTTCAAACCTGAGACTATCGACGCTTATCCCGGCACCGTTGTTTTTGACCGCACCTTCCCGGTGAACAAGCCGCTTGACCAGAGCGAGATGATCAAGCTCAACTGGCATGAAGTGCTCGGAGCGGACACCGCCGCGCCGCTTTTCATCGAGTTCGAAGGCCGGGCTGCGGAAGGTGTCTCTGAAAAAGGTGTCATCACCCAGACCCTCGTCCAGTTCACCGACCTGGGCCTCATGCAGAAGAGCAATGGCCGCGAGACCCTCGCCTTCGTCACCTCCCTGCAGACCGGCCAGCCCGTCGCGGGTGTGCGCCTCACGGCGGTGGATGGCGAGCAAAAGCTCATCGGTTATGCCGATACGGATGCCAATGGTGTGGCCACCCTCACCGGCGGCACTCCCGCCCTCCTCCTCGCTGAAAAGGCCGGTGACTGCACCGCGCTGGATTGCAACAATTCCCACATCGGCAATGCCATTCCGTATGACATTCCCACCGCCTGGGAGGACGTGTGGAAGCCGGTGCGCCGCACCTTCATCTTCGGCGACCGCCCGCTCTTCCGTCCGGGGGATACCGCCCACTTCAAGGCGCTCACCCGCACCCGCATCGCCGATGATCTGACGCTGGATCCAGAGTCCTCCAAGGCCCGCCTCGTCATCCGCGATCCACGCTACCGCGTCGTCCTTGAGAAGGAAATCACCTTCACTCCCAACGGCTCCTGGAACGATGACATCGCCCTCCCGGAAGGCCCGCTGGGCTGGTATGAGCTCATGATTCATTTTAATGAACCCGGCGAAGAAAACCGGGGAGCCAGCGGCTATTACTCCTTCCGCATTGATGACTACCGGCCCAACAGCTTCGAGGTCAAACTGGACGGTGCGAAGCTGGAAACCCTGGCCGACCGCCTGAAGCTGCCGCTCAGCGCCAGCTATTACATGGGCAAGTCCCTCAGCCGCGCCAAAGCAAACTGGACCGCCTCCTCCTCCCGCTCCTTCAGCCCGCCCGCCGCCTACAGCGACTACCATTTTGGCGATGCGCCCCGCTGGGCCAATTATGCCAAGGACCGCGATGCCGACGGCCACTACGATGACAGCGATTCCGATGATGAAGGCGACTGGTGGGTGAGCGGCGATACCGTCCTCAGTGAGGAAGGCACCGCCACCCTGGAGATGCCCATGCCGCCGCCGGACCGCGCCTCCCTGCCGCAGCAGGTCCGCGTCACCGCCGAGGTGACCGACATCAACCAGCAGACCATCAGCGCGGCCACGGAGTTTGAAGTGCCCGGCGCAGAATTCATCCTCGGTTTAAAAGGGCCGCAGTTCTTCGGCACCGCCGGTCAGGACCTGCGGGTGGATGTCCTGGCCATTGATTCCAAAGGCGGCCCCGCTACTGGCAATGTGCGCGTGGACATGAAGGTGGAACGCCAGGAATACCACACGCTGAAAATCGCCACCGCAGGCGGCGGCTCCACCACCAAAGACCAGGTCATTCTCCGCGAGGAGATGAAGCAGTCGGTAGATCTGCAAAGCCCCACCGCAGGCTCCGCACCCACCTCGCAGGTCACCTTTAAGCCTGCCCGTGGCGGCGTCTATTTCGTCACCGCAGAGGCCACCGATTCGCAGGGGAAAAAGATGCTCTCACGCCTGCCGGTTTACGTCCTCGGCGGCGGCGACTTCCCATGGGCCATGGAAGACGGCGCACGCATCAACCTCCAGCCGGAGAAGAAGAAGCTGAAGCCCGGTGAGGAAGCCGTCATTGTGGTCAAGACCCCCATCGCCGGCACCGCCCTGGTCAGTGTGGAGCGCAACAAAGTGCACCGCCATTTCGTCACGCAGATCTCACCGGAGCAGCCCGTCATCCGCGTTCCAGTCCAGGATGAGGAGGCGCCGAATGTCTTCGTCTCCGTCGTGCTGGTGCGCGGCAGCGATGCCAGCCCCAAGCAGCACAAAATGCCCGAGTACAAAGTCGGCTACTGCCAGCTCGAGGTGGAGTCCAAAGTCAAGGAACTGGCCGTCGCCATCGTTCCGGAAAAAACCGAGGTCAAACCGGGCGAATCCTTGGCCGTCGGCGGCAGCGTCATGGACTGGCAGGGCAATCCTGTCGCCAACAGCGAGGTGACCCTTTATGCCGTGGATGAAGGCGTGCTCAGCCTGATGAAACATGAGACGCCGGATCCCTCCGCCTACTTCCATGAGCCGATGCCGCTGGCCATTGACAACTACACCTCCTTTGATGACCTGCTGGCGGAAGACTTCGCCGCCCGCGAGCGCGGTAACAAAGGATTCGTCATCGGCGGTGGCGGCGACATGGATGACAGCGCCATGCAGGTGCGGAAAAACTTCGTCGCCACGCCCCTGTGGCTGGCCACCGTCATGACGGATGCCAAAGGCCGCATCAGCACCTCCCTGAAGGCTCCGGACAATCTCACCCGCTACCGCCTCATGGCCGTGGCCACCAGCGGCGCGGACCGCTTCGGCAGCGGCGAGTCCGCCTTCAAGATCAACAAGCCTCTCATGGTGGAGCCCGTCGTTCCCCGCTTCGCCCGCCTGGATGACGAGACGCTTTTGAAAGCCGTCATCCACAACACCACTCCGCATGCCGGCGAGGTGCGTGTGCGCCTGGAACTGGATGACACCGCCGACTTCATCCGCGAAGAGCGCCTGTTCATTCCCGCCAGCCTGAAGCCGGACGCCCACGCCGAACCAAAAGTGTGGCAACAAACCGTCGCCATCAAGGCCGGTGAAACCACCGCTGTGGCCTTTCCTGTGCGCTTTGCCAAACTGGGCACTGCCAGCTGGAAATGGTCCGCGCAGACCGCCACCTGGAGCGATGGCGCTCCCGCTCTCAATGACGCCACCGTCTCCACCTTCGAGGTTACCCACCCGCTGCCGGAGCTGAGGGAGGTCCGTTATGCCCGGCTGGATGCCGCCACTCCGGTGGAAAACCTGGCCCAGGAGATCAACCCCGCCCTGCTGGAGGGCCAAGGCAGCCTGCAGGTCAGCCTCAGCACTTCCCGCCTTTCAGAGGCCAAGGACGCGCTGGACTATATCCTCACCTATCCTTACGGCTGCGCCGAGCAGACCACCTCCGCCACCATGCCCTGGCTGGCCCTGGGCGGATACCACAACCTCTTCCCGGACCACCTCTCCGCAGAAAAAAGCAAAGACGCCATCCAGAAAGGCGTGAACCGCCTGCTGCAGATGACCACGGATGAAGGCGGTCTGGCCTACTGGCCCGGCGGCCAGGAGCCCTCCCACTGGGCCAGTGCCTACGGCGGCCTCATGCTGCTTCGCGCCCGGGATGCCGGGGCCAGCGTGCCACCGGAGGTCATCGAAAGGCTGCTCACCTACCTTTCCAAAAAGCTGCGCGGCCTGGAGGATGAAAAAGACTTCTACCATCTCAGCGATGCCGCCCTCTCCCTCTACACCCTGGCCAAAGGCAAGAAGGGCGAGCCCGCCTACCAAACTTTGCTTCATTCCAGGCGCACCAGCCTGCCGGAAGCCGCCCGCCTTTACACCGCCCTGGCCATGTGCCTGACGGACGCGCCCGCCCAGCAGATCAAGGAGATGGCCGGCTGGACACCGCCGCCACCGCCAGCCAAACCGGATGCAAAAAAGACCGCCAAAAAAGCCGCCCCTGCTCCCGCCCGCCCTGCCGCACCGGTCTGGTCCCACTGGGCGGGCAACGGCGTCAACAAAGCCCTGCGCCTCATCGTTTACACCCACCTTGGCCTAACAACGGATGCGGAAAAGATCGCCCAGTCCATGCTCACCAGCCGCAATGGCAAGGGCGAATGGGGAAACACCTTCACCAATGCCTGGACGCTGACCTCCCTGGCCGCCTATGACCGCAGCCTGAAGAACGGAGCCGAGCCCCTCCTGGCCAAAGTCACCTGGGATGCCCAGGAGCAGCCGCTGACCATCGCCAACCCGCCCGGCACCGCCCAGGTCTCCTTTGCCCTCAATGAGAAGCTCTCCTCCGCTCCCCTGAAAGTGGAGCTTCCAGAAGACCGCAGCGCCTTCTCCCGCATCCAGGCCAGCGCCTATCCGCCTGACCGCGACTTCGGCGGGGAAAACAAGGGCTACGCCATCGAACGCACCTATCAAAAACTGCTGGATGACGGCTCCATGCAGCCTGCGGATAACCTCCGCGTCGGCGACATGGTGGTCATCACCCTTCAAATAGATATCGGCGGTGGCGACCGCTACCTGGCCAT
Coding sequences within:
- a CDS encoding glycosyltransferase family 9 protein, with translation MEAKGNKPRVLVIRGGAIGDFILTMPALRLIRETLAGCEVEVLGYPGIAELAVKAGLADTVRSLEHRSMALLFAKGAALDPALVEYLLSFNVVVSYLFDPDGILRGQLEGIGVKTLLECPHSVRPGQGHAAQQLARPLEKLAMYLDEPNWRAPLLGEAKPEASGIGGRRIALHVGSGSVKKNWPVEHWRQVVAALREEHPAAEVMLITGEAEKERGVDVAGFEAAEHWQALPLPELADRLRGCDLFLGHDSGISHLAATCGLPCLLLFGPTDPALWAPPQTGVQVLQAEEGDWEMLTPEEVIAAVMNALSQG
- a CDS encoding PepSY-associated TM helix domain-containing protein, which encodes MASSASIRRWTTLHRWSSLFCTANLLFLCVTGLLLIFHPEIDAMLGSMPEIRQEGREMQPPSQLVEAARQSRPGWSPAVYAEDEDHPGRVLITMLPPGVQDLAESKAVILDGFTGQATDVKLDQTFSMIVLNLHANLYAGFFGELFLALVGIAFFVALISGVVIYAPFMRSFLYGMIRRERGARLFQLDLHNLVGISTLAWCCVVCFTGIVLELGKPLLMIYQHQDLAAMTAPFKDRPAPESIVPLDQAIATARQAWPGHRMQFAVFPGTQLTGQHHFTLFMAAESGLAKRVPKLTLVDAATAELTVASDAPWYIQALFVSGPLHFGDYAGTPLRIIWAVFTVLTIILCISGLYLFIAKLRGRRREVSLLQEATS
- a CDS encoding addiction module protein, with the protein product MSTIEVSHLTLREKFQVMESLWDDLRHHVERLEVPQTHKDVLDSRRQKVDSGAGKLRLWDEAKHDIGFRIP
- a CDS encoding TonB-dependent siderophore receptor → MKPLPLSLLLLCLSFPPLLAQEATAPATGEMETLPEVVVSAEAEPKTAYSAPVTNSASRIPENIMEVPRSVQTVTQQVIQDRAIIDPQEAVQNVSGVQRGGTFTGTGESYRLRGFAQQTYIKDGFRAGTVPGGIVYNAVAPTDVANLQQIEVLKGPASILFGRGEPGGVVNYVTQRASFEDAYSIQQMVGSFDFYRTQVNANWAAVPDKFALRFDGAFETGDSYIDYVESERTFIAPAFAWQISENTLLNFRAEYSHDDRSTIPGMPYQNGSVIGGIPYDRYLGEPGFTRNVTDTYRALLTLEHRWNEHHKTTLSLHGLTSTSEGGYFILFNFAGPLQDPVTGNIARSSAATDFSEQYLTARLDHLITWDLAPNVKNELLISAEFDYQYNDNIRKLSGHPGINPYNPVYTGYQPGPLLPFPGFPTAFAEATTTDAKAYSLLLMDKVSFGESVFLNFGARLEWFDATFESTYADPGVPFPDTFGELDQGSVNPFAGIVFKPLKQLALYGSYSESTNSFRNISLRTASGESLDPERGRQFELGAKTELLDGRFIASAAFFQINKTDISAADPNNPLFSINAGEERSRGFELDLAGELAPGWRLLMNYAYLDSRIIDAPGGANVGNRRPGVPENSGSIFTTYEIQTGRLKGLGFGGGVYMSDRVAVDTVNSGNLAGFAQTDALVFYRRNNWQVQLNVKNLFDNEIFYSADQSTSVQAGNARTFIASVKFEF
- a CDS encoding AraC family transcriptional regulator, which encodes MARAPSSYQLTATELHEVYAEKSNVQEHGEVVESEYEPLVPWVQGATTARTVRPGFYMHWAEEVFDREVRIRCNEEEDFYVLTFALEGHWQEISGARRRLHDRHAGTMALIRFSQSKEHRAMPTAHARKARHLTLAVEGSQLRQWMTERELAEHPQWRRFLNGEGEPCIVAPLTPRARLVVEQIQNCPFQGICRTLSMEARCLDLIVEMIAFLSPAPAPASRRLTSQDQERINAAAEFLRQSLEAPPTLVELATRVSLSESKLKSGFHQVFGTTTFGYLRQQRLEKARLLLERGDCSILDASHMVGISNPSHFASLFKQQFGMNPKQFQLNVTRQK